From one Lycium ferocissimum isolate CSIRO_LF1 chromosome 5, AGI_CSIRO_Lferr_CH_V1, whole genome shotgun sequence genomic stretch:
- the LOC132058265 gene encoding uncharacterized protein LOC132058265, which yields MANMQIVPAGRNVEPQYVEMMVPLYSYGCERKVNKALSHIKGIYSVNVDFEQQKVTVWGICNKYDVLATIKSKRKGARFWNQEDNNMDTMQEESETDSSSSPPASRFRIRPTAPPLALIRARSLSWKALKKAFTRTYSF from the exons ATGGCGAACATGCAGATAGTTCCAGCAGGCAGAAATGTAGAACCTCagtatgtggaaatgatggTGCCTCTCTACTCTTATGGTTGTGAGAGAAAAGTCAACAAGGCTCTTTCCCATATCAAAG GGATATACTCAGTGAATGTAGATTTTGAACAACAGAAGGTGACAGTATGGGGAATATGCAACAAGTATGATGTGCTAGCCACAattaaaagcaaaagaaaaggcGCTCGTTTTTGGAATCAAGAGGACAACAACATGGACACAATGCAAGAAGAATCAGAAACAGATTCATCATCAAGCCCACCAGCTTCTCGTTTTCGAATTAGGCCCACTGCACCACCTTTGGCTCTCATAAGGGCTCGATCTCTAAGCTGGAAAGCTTTGAAAAAGGCCTTCACTAGAACATATtcattttaa